A section of the Chloroflexota bacterium genome encodes:
- a CDS encoding TetR/AcrR family transcriptional regulator, with protein MQRIIKGMDISRQDPRRNQKERTRAAIVDAARSLLREGVTPTVSTAAEAAKVSRPTAYRYFPTQDALLSEIMDITPSTEPVDEAVRRLDTADPRRRLGRLLDVFNRIVVDEESRYRAALRVYLDTWFAARKAGEAAPAVRAGRRRRWLDETLAPLRTTLPPKRLTRLKNALALTMGIDSLVILKDVCGLDNAEALAVLRWAALAILDAAVAEADGQSSADGQVQS; from the coding sequence ATGCAGCGTATCATAAAGGGCATGGACATCTCGCGTCAAGACCCCCGCAGGAATCAGAAGGAGCGGACGCGCGCGGCGATCGTCGACGCGGCGCGCTCCCTCCTGCGGGAAGGAGTCACCCCAACCGTATCGACGGCAGCCGAGGCCGCGAAGGTGTCCCGGCCGACAGCCTACCGTTACTTCCCCACCCAGGACGCCCTCCTGAGCGAGATCATGGACATCACCCCGAGCACCGAGCCGGTGGATGAGGCCGTGCGGCGTCTGGACACTGCCGATCCCCGCCGGCGCCTCGGCCGGCTCCTCGACGTCTTCAATCGCATCGTCGTCGACGAGGAGAGCCGTTACCGGGCGGCCCTTCGCGTCTATCTCGACACGTGGTTTGCCGCGCGCAAGGCGGGCGAGGCGGCACCCGCGGTGCGCGCTGGGCGGCGCCGACGCTGGCTGGACGAAACTCTCGCTCCGCTGCGGACGACCCTTCCGCCCAAACGACTAACCCGGCTGAAGAACGCCCTCGCCCTGACCATGGGCATCGACAGCCTCGTCATCCTGAAGGACGTCTGCGGCCTGGACAACGCCGAGGCGCTGGCCGTGCTCCGCTGGGCGGCGCTCGCCATCCTCGACGCAGCGGTGGCGGAGGCCGACGGGCAATCAAGCGCCGACGGCCAGGTACAATCGTGA
- a CDS encoding peptide ABC transporter substrate-binding protein, with protein sequence MVRLSISLSRARTGASVLFVVSMLLLVSCAPSSPSRPSSPASQPSAPSRIMAVVSGDPPVLYSKLADPAIAGVSAIEALVNVGLSIQDQAGVARPRLAESLPSVENGLWIVSPDGTMETTWKIRSGAQWHDGIPLDADDLVFTSQVVRDPDLPAFGDPALRAIADVRPVDERTVVVSWSRPYIYADQMFGTLAMPIPRHLLESAYSDSKATFTDQPYWSHGFVGNGPFRLKDWEAGSHLVVEAFDGYLLGRPKIDEIEIRVIIDTNVLVSNVLSGEVDVSLGRNVSPEQAALLRQQWQGGRVDVGRLTLALNVWPQFVNPRPQVVSDVRFRRALYAALDRQTMAETIEGGLSYVADGWITPSLPEYADVAQSLVRYEYDPARSRQEIQALGFSMGPDGTWRDSAGLPLSVEIMTIALPEINQRTLLTVADSWQRVGVGVEPNVVPTQRAADPASRSSFPGFQILRYPSDVFTNAAGGFHSLAARLPENNFIARGPGGGLNWSRYADPEMDGLVERFYATVPRRERLQVAGQILHQVTDQLVVMPLFWDPSLNLVSSRVLNVPPIGDAVPWNAEEWQTT encoded by the coding sequence ATGGTCCGCCTCTCGATCAGCCTCAGCCGCGCCCGAACGGGAGCATCGGTTCTCTTCGTGGTCTCGATGCTGCTGCTCGTCAGCTGCGCACCAAGCAGCCCGTCGCGGCCTTCGTCGCCGGCCTCGCAGCCTTCAGCGCCGTCGCGCATTATGGCCGTGGTGAGCGGGGACCCGCCCGTGCTGTACAGCAAGCTGGCGGACCCGGCCATCGCGGGAGTGAGCGCGATCGAGGCGCTGGTGAACGTGGGACTGTCGATCCAGGACCAGGCGGGCGTGGCGCGGCCCCGTCTGGCCGAGTCGCTACCTTCCGTGGAGAACGGCCTCTGGATCGTCTCCCCTGATGGCACGATGGAGACCACCTGGAAGATCCGCTCGGGCGCGCAGTGGCACGATGGCATTCCCCTCGACGCGGATGACCTGGTCTTCACGTCCCAGGTTGTCCGCGACCCCGATCTGCCGGCATTTGGCGACCCCGCGCTCCGGGCCATCGCTGACGTACGCCCTGTGGACGAACGGACCGTCGTTGTTTCGTGGAGCCGGCCATACATCTACGCCGACCAGATGTTTGGCACCCTCGCAATGCCAATCCCGCGCCATCTTCTCGAGAGCGCGTATTCAGATAGCAAGGCCACGTTCACCGACCAGCCGTACTGGAGCCACGGGTTCGTCGGCAACGGGCCATTTCGGCTCAAGGATTGGGAGGCGGGCAGCCACCTCGTCGTCGAGGCATTCGACGGCTACCTCCTCGGCCGGCCGAAGATCGACGAGATCGAGATCCGCGTCATTATCGATACCAACGTTCTGGTCTCGAACGTGCTCTCGGGCGAGGTCGACGTCTCGCTGGGGCGCAACGTCTCGCCCGAGCAAGCCGCCCTCCTCCGGCAGCAATGGCAGGGCGGAAGGGTCGACGTGGGGCGTTTGACCCTCGCGCTGAACGTCTGGCCGCAGTTCGTCAATCCCAGGCCCCAGGTCGTGAGCGACGTGCGGTTCAGGCGTGCGCTCTATGCCGCGCTCGATCGCCAGACCATGGCGGAAACGATCGAAGGGGGCCTGTCCTACGTCGCGGACGGCTGGATCACGCCAAGCCTGCCGGAGTATGCCGACGTTGCGCAGTCGCTCGTACGGTATGAGTACGACCCGGCCCGGTCCAGGCAAGAGATTCAAGCGTTGGGCTTCAGTATGGGGCCCGACGGAACCTGGCGTGATAGCGCCGGCCTCCCGCTCTCGGTGGAGATCATGACGATCGCGCTCCCCGAGATCAACCAGCGCACGCTGCTGACGGTGGCGGATAGCTGGCAGCGGGTCGGCGTGGGAGTCGAGCCGAACGTGGTGCCCACGCAGCGAGCAGCCGATCCGGCCTCCCGGTCCAGCTTCCCCGGATTTCAGATCCTTCGGTATCCCTCGGACGTATTCACGAACGCGGCGGGCGGGTTCCACAGCCTCGCCGCCCGGCTCCCCGAGAACAACTTCATCGCTCGGGGACCCGGAGGGGGCCTCAACTGGTCGCGATACGCGGATCCGGAGATGGACGGCCTGGTCGAGCGATTCTATGCCACGGTTCCGCGGCGGGAGCGGTTGCAGGTCGCGGGCCAGATTCTGCACCAGGTCACCGACCAGCTCGTCGTCATGCCGCTGTTCTGGGACCCATCCTTGAACCTGGTGAGCAGCCGCGTGCTGAACGTGCCGCCCATCGGCGACGCCGTGCCGTGGAACGCCGAGGAATGGCAGACGACGTAG
- a CDS encoding ABC transporter substrate-binding protein — MSKSIVPIVLALTVIATACATPPTRQTTGADRGAASTAPKRIVVAIMADPPIVAKILNPGSHWRGVEHLEALLDAGLTRGGGGDRHAELAEAVPTVENGLWKVNPDGTMEMRWTLKDGVQWQDGSPFTTADLIFTMQVGMDQDVPLFSTDPLFDHVASYEAPDARTMVVRWKDPYIEADTLFGAGDQDGGLPLPKHLLETTYNSDKQALPDDPYFNQAHIGAGPFKLKNWEQGSHLTMTAYDHYVLGRPKIDEIEVRFIEDASTLQANLLAGAVDMTLGRNLSGPQTLEVKQRWTDGDTYLDYSSASIIDTFVQLRDPDPAIMTDVTFRRAALTALDRQSMVEALAPGQSDVANSFIAPNQPQYRAIQDRYTVKYPYDPKKAVEMMRGIGYTMAADNTMRDGAGQPLGWQVRTTGGDDLREKIMLTSADNWKQVGMTVNTYVIPRQQASDREYRANFSAMEIVRQPADVRGLKNLHSRTTSLPENDYAGTGNRSRYFNPQLDDLIDKVFVTIPLDQRREMMGQIDHILTTDLPFFMIMYGGGTYLVNHRIKNFQSDGPWNAYQWELAS, encoded by the coding sequence GTGTCGAAATCCATCGTGCCCATCGTTTTGGCCCTCACGGTAATAGCGACGGCCTGCGCCACCCCTCCGACGCGGCAGACGACCGGCGCCGATCGGGGCGCAGCCTCCACCGCGCCCAAACGCATCGTCGTCGCCATCATGGCGGACCCGCCTATCGTCGCGAAGATCCTGAATCCGGGCTCCCACTGGCGCGGCGTCGAGCACCTCGAGGCCTTGCTTGACGCGGGTCTCACTCGCGGAGGCGGCGGCGACCGCCATGCAGAGCTGGCGGAAGCTGTCCCCACGGTCGAGAACGGCCTGTGGAAGGTGAACCCGGACGGCACGATGGAGATGCGCTGGACGCTCAAGGATGGGGTCCAGTGGCAGGACGGCTCGCCCTTTACCACTGCCGACCTCATCTTCACAATGCAGGTCGGAATGGACCAGGATGTCCCGCTTTTTAGTACCGATCCGCTCTTTGACCACGTGGCCAGCTACGAGGCGCCCGACGCCCGAACGATGGTCGTGCGCTGGAAAGATCCGTATATTGAAGCGGACACCCTCTTCGGCGCTGGCGACCAGGACGGCGGTCTCCCGCTTCCCAAACACCTCCTCGAGACGACCTACAACAGCGACAAACAAGCCCTCCCGGACGATCCCTACTTCAACCAGGCGCACATTGGCGCCGGACCATTCAAGCTGAAGAATTGGGAACAGGGCAGCCACCTGACCATGACGGCATACGATCACTACGTGCTCGGCCGCCCGAAGATCGACGAGATCGAGGTTCGATTCATCGAAGACGCGAGCACCCTCCAGGCGAACCTCCTGGCAGGCGCGGTCGATATGACCCTCGGCCGAAACCTGTCCGGGCCCCAAACTCTGGAGGTCAAGCAGCGATGGACCGACGGCGATACGTACCTTGACTACAGCAGCGCTAGCATCATCGATACCTTCGTTCAGCTTCGCGACCCCGACCCAGCCATCATGACCGACGTAACGTTCCGTCGCGCCGCCCTCACGGCGCTAGACCGACAATCGATGGTTGAGGCGCTCGCCCCGGGTCAGAGCGACGTAGCCAACAGCTTCATCGCTCCAAACCAACCCCAATATCGCGCCATCCAGGACCGATACACGGTGAAGTACCCCTACGACCCGAAAAAGGCCGTCGAGATGATGCGGGGCATCGGATACACGATGGCAGCGGACAACACCATGCGCGATGGCGCCGGCCAGCCGCTGGGTTGGCAGGTCCGGACGACGGGAGGCGACGATCTGCGCGAGAAGATCATGCTCACTTCGGCCGACAACTGGAAGCAGGTCGGCATGACCGTAAACACCTACGTCATTCCGCGGCAGCAGGCCAGCGATCGGGAGTACCGCGCGAACTTCTCAGCGATGGAGATCGTGCGCCAGCCGGCCGACGTGCGCGGACTCAAGAACCTCCATAGCCGGACCACCTCTCTCCCGGAGAACGACTACGCTGGCACGGGCAATCGCTCTCGCTACTTCAATCCGCAGCTCGACGACCTGATTGACAAGGTATTCGTCACGATCCCGCTGGACCAGCGGCGGGAGATGATGGGCCAGATCGATCACATCCTGACGACCGACTTGCCGTTCTTCATGATCATGTACGGTGGCGGAACGTACCTGGTGAATCACCGCATCAAGAACTTCCAGTCGGACGGCCCCTGGAACGCGTACCAATGGGAGCTGGCGAGCTAA
- a CDS encoding nuclear transport factor 2 family protein, with product MSATPAQLDQIINDHFRFEATDDVDAVVDSLAQRIEHEVVPSPMGASTDKARIRSYYEMLFANVEGERVTPIRRYYGDNFVIDETMWHGRVKDGRPFLCEGKSGPVSFRLLHVFEVEDGKITREQAWCDLAAIQQQLGCTLA from the coding sequence GTGAGCGCGACCCCAGCCCAGCTCGACCAGATCATCAACGACCATTTCCGCTTCGAAGCGACCGATGACGTCGATGCCGTCGTGGACAGCCTCGCCCAGAGGATCGAGCACGAGGTCGTCCCGTCGCCCATGGGCGCCTCGACCGACAAGGCGCGCATCCGCTCGTATTACGAGATGCTCTTCGCCAACGTCGAGGGCGAGCGCGTCACGCCGATTCGCCGTTACTACGGCGACAACTTCGTGATCGACGAGACGATGTGGCACGGGCGCGTCAAGGACGGGCGCCCCTTCCTCTGCGAAGGGAAGAGCGGACCGGTGAGCTTTCGCCTCCTCCACGTCTTCGAGGTTGAGGACGGCAAGATCACGCGCGAGCAGGCCTGGTGCGACCTGGCCGCCATCCAGCAGCAGCTCGGCTGCACGCTGGCGTGA
- a CDS encoding glucose 1-dehydrogenase: protein MQRKAHVAIVTGAGRNIGEAIARQLADDGLAVAVVDRDGDRAQRVSADICVAHGDRAMAIQADVTVSADVERMVAQTVGRFGAVDVLVNNVGVVDRTNILELPESEWDRIIDISLKSVYLCTRCVAQTMVDAGRGGRIVNIASTSAHQARTDATAYPAAKAAVLHLTECLAAQLAPYGIRVNAVTPNRVATTVEAGEVPRNWTVRNLIGRQITPGDVAQAVAFLASDHADAITGVELLVDGGALRVLPPRD from the coding sequence GTGCAACGGAAGGCGCACGTGGCCATCGTGACTGGCGCGGGACGAAATATCGGCGAGGCGATCGCGCGGCAGCTCGCGGACGACGGATTGGCCGTCGCCGTCGTCGACCGAGATGGAGATCGCGCTCAGCGGGTGAGCGCTGACATCTGCGTGGCCCATGGGGACCGAGCGATGGCCATCCAGGCCGACGTGACCGTCAGCGCGGACGTCGAGCGGATGGTCGCCCAAACGGTCGGCCGATTCGGCGCGGTGGACGTGCTGGTCAACAACGTCGGCGTGGTGGACCGCACCAACATCCTGGAGCTGCCGGAATCCGAGTGGGACCGGATCATCGACATTTCGCTGAAGAGCGTTTACCTCTGTACCCGGTGCGTCGCCCAAACCATGGTGGACGCAGGCCGGGGAGGGCGCATCGTCAACATCGCATCGACCTCGGCGCACCAGGCCCGGACCGACGCGACGGCATATCCGGCCGCGAAGGCGGCCGTCCTTCACTTGACCGAGTGCCTGGCGGCGCAGCTCGCACCCTACGGCATCCGCGTCAACGCGGTGACGCCGAACCGTGTTGCCACGACCGTCGAGGCAGGCGAGGTGCCGCGCAACTGGACCGTCCGGAACCTCATCGGCCGCCAGATCACGCCAGGAGACGTCGCGCAGGCCGTCGCGTTTCTTGCATCAGACCATGCCGACGCGATCACCGGCGTCGAGCTGCTCGTGGACGGGGGCGCGCTCCGCGTCCTCCCCCCGCGCGACTGA